In a single window of the Novosphingobium sp. IK01 genome:
- the gyrB gene encoding DNA topoisomerase (ATP-hydrolyzing) subunit B, translating into MASTNENTPNTNSYGADSIKVLKGLDAVRKRPGMYIGDTDDGSGLHHMVFEVSDNAIDEALAGHCDLVLIELNPDGSVSVEDNGRGIPTGIHAEEGVSAAEVIMTQLHAGGKFENTSDDNAYKVSGGLHGVGVSVVNALSEWLELTIWRDGQEHWMKFAHGDAVAPLKITGPAPLADPASSRAGQPKKGTRVTFFASHETFKNVTEFDFDKLEHRYRELAFLNSGVRILLRDKRHAEVKEHDLYYEGGIAAFVKYLDRNKQALIPEPIAISADRDGIGIDVALEWNDSYYENVLCFTNNIPQRDGGTHLAAFRAALTRTLNGYADRSGLLKKEKVSLSGDDMREGLTAIVSVKLPDPKFSSQTKDKLVSSEVRQPLESLMADKMSEWLEENPAHAKAVIHKVIDAAAAREAARRARELTRRKGAMDIASLPGKLADCQERDASKCELFLVEGDSAGGSAKQGRDRKIQAILPLRGKILNVERARFDRIISSREVGTLIQAMGTGIRDEFNLEKLRYHKIVIMTDADVDGAHIRTLLLTFFHRQMPEIIRAGHLFIAQPPLYKVAKGRSEVYLKDNAALDRYLVEAGTAGRILETPGGARGSKELTELVEHALRLRNLMGFVPRRYNPDIVEALALGGAFDPDLSDDAREAALARAADWLDRGDPEARWTAGMSEEGGYHVQRAWRGVTDHHMIEPGFLTSAEARKLARLVAEHADVYTGIARLVRASAAASEPEAAGTEGEDTPVAATRAEAKDGAITRPSQLLEAVLANGRKGLSIQRYKGLGEMNAEQLWETTLDPEVRSLLQVKVEDADVTDEIFTRLMGDVVEPRRDFIQENALNVANLDV; encoded by the coding sequence ATGGCCAGCACCAACGAAAACACGCCCAACACCAACTCCTATGGCGCCGACTCGATCAAGGTCCTCAAGGGCCTGGACGCGGTGCGCAAGCGCCCCGGCATGTACATCGGCGATACCGACGACGGCTCGGGCCTGCACCACATGGTGTTCGAGGTGTCGGACAACGCCATCGACGAGGCTCTGGCCGGGCATTGCGACCTCGTGCTGATCGAACTGAACCCCGATGGCTCGGTCTCGGTCGAAGACAACGGGCGCGGCATTCCCACCGGCATCCATGCCGAAGAGGGCGTTTCGGCGGCCGAAGTGATCATGACCCAGCTCCACGCGGGCGGGAAATTCGAGAACACCTCCGACGACAACGCCTACAAGGTCTCGGGCGGCCTGCACGGCGTGGGTGTCTCGGTGGTCAACGCGCTGTCCGAGTGGCTCGAACTGACGATCTGGCGCGATGGCCAGGAACACTGGATGAAGTTCGCCCATGGCGACGCCGTGGCCCCGCTCAAGATCACCGGGCCCGCCCCGCTGGCAGACCCGGCGTCGAGCCGCGCCGGACAGCCCAAGAAGGGCACCCGTGTCACCTTCTTTGCCAGCCACGAGACGTTCAAGAACGTCACCGAGTTCGACTTCGACAAGCTCGAACACCGCTATCGCGAACTGGCCTTCCTCAACTCGGGCGTGCGCATCCTCCTGCGCGACAAGCGCCATGCCGAAGTCAAGGAACACGATCTCTATTATGAAGGCGGCATCGCCGCTTTCGTGAAGTACCTCGACCGCAACAAGCAGGCCCTGATCCCCGAGCCGATCGCCATTTCGGCGGACCGCGACGGCATCGGCATCGACGTGGCGCTCGAATGGAACGACAGCTACTACGAAAACGTCCTGTGCTTCACCAACAACATCCCCCAGCGTGACGGCGGCACCCATCTGGCCGCGTTCCGCGCGGCGCTCACCCGCACGCTCAACGGCTATGCCGACCGCTCGGGCCTGCTGAAGAAGGAAAAGGTCTCGCTCTCGGGCGACGACATGCGCGAGGGCCTCACCGCGATCGTCTCGGTCAAGCTGCCCGATCCCAAGTTTTCGAGCCAGACCAAGGACAAGCTGGTTTCCTCCGAAGTGCGCCAGCCGCTCGAAAGCCTGATGGCCGACAAGATGAGCGAATGGCTGGAGGAAAACCCCGCCCATGCCAAGGCGGTGATCCACAAGGTGATCGACGCCGCTGCCGCGCGCGAGGCCGCGCGCCGCGCCCGCGAACTGACCCGCCGCAAGGGCGCGATGGACATCGCCAGCCTGCCGGGCAAGCTGGCCGACTGTCAGGAGCGCGACGCGTCCAAGTGCGAACTGTTCCTGGTCGAAGGCGATTCGGCAGGGGGTTCGGCCAAGCAGGGCCGTGATCGCAAGATCCAGGCGATCCTGCCCCTGCGCGGCAAGATCCTCAACGTCGAGCGCGCGCGGTTCGACCGCATCATCTCCTCGCGCGAGGTCGGCACGCTGATTCAGGCCATGGGCACGGGCATCCGCGACGAGTTCAACCTCGAAAAGCTGCGCTATCACAAGATCGTGATCATGACCGACGCCGACGTCGACGGCGCGCATATCCGCACGCTGCTGCTCACCTTCTTCCACCGCCAGATGCCCGAGATCATCCGCGCCGGGCACCTCTTCATCGCCCAGCCGCCGCTCTACAAGGTCGCCAAGGGCCGCAGCGAGGTCTACCTCAAGGACAACGCCGCGCTCGACCGCTATCTGGTTGAAGCGGGCACCGCGGGGCGCATTCTGGAAACGCCGGGCGGTGCGCGCGGCAGCAAGGAACTGACCGAGCTGGTCGAGCATGCGCTGCGCCTGCGCAACCTGATGGGCTTCGTCCCCCGTCGCTACAACCCCGACATCGTCGAGGCGCTGGCGCTGGGCGGCGCCTTCGATCCCGACCTTTCGGACGACGCGCGCGAGGCCGCGCTGGCCCGTGCCGCCGACTGGCTCGACCGGGGTGACCCCGAAGCACGCTGGACCGCCGGGATGAGCGAAGAAGGCGGTTACCACGTCCAGCGCGCCTGGCGCGGGGTGACCGACCATCACATGATCGAGCCCGGCTTCCTCACCAGTGCCGAGGCACGCAAGCTCGCCCGTCTGGTCGCCGAACATGCCGACGTCTACACCGGCATTGCCCGCCTCGTGCGCGCGAGCGCCGCGGCAAGCGAACCCGAAGCTGCCGGGACCGAGGGCGAGGACACCCCCGTTGCCGCCACGCGTGCAGAGGCCAAGGACGGCGCGATCACCCGGCCTTCGCAACTGCTCGAAGCGGTTCTGGCCAATGGCCGCAAGGGCCTGTCGATCCAGCGCTACAAGGGCCTTGGCGAAATGAACGCCGAGCAGCTCTGGGAAACCACGCTCGATCCCGAGGTCCGCTCGCTGCTTCAGGTCAAGGTCGAGGACGCCGACGTCACCGACGAGATCTTCACCCGCCTGATGGGCGACGTGGTCGAACCGCGCCGCGACTTCATTCAGGAAAACGCCCTCAACGTGGCCAATCTGGACGTCTGA
- a CDS encoding winged helix-turn-helix domain-containing protein — translation MTQAAQIKIKIQLYCGEAIAIGPGKADLLDAIMREGSISAAGRAMGMSYRRAWLLVDVMNRCWTQPLVETFPGSAHGGGARLSEAGKAVLAHYRALQARLAGEAACHEAEALTGLLRPAPLEHQSEG, via the coding sequence ATGACTCAGGCCGCGCAGATCAAGATCAAGATTCAGCTCTATTGCGGCGAGGCCATCGCCATTGGCCCCGGCAAGGCCGACCTGCTCGACGCCATCATGCGCGAGGGGTCGATCTCGGCGGCGGGGCGGGCGATGGGGATGAGCTATCGCCGGGCCTGGCTGCTGGTCGATGTGATGAACCGCTGCTGGACCCAGCCGCTGGTCGAGACCTTTCCGGGGAGCGCCCACGGCGGCGGGGCGCGGCTGAGCGAGGCCGGCAAGGCCGTTCTGGCCCATTATCGCGCGCTTCAGGCCCGGCTGGCGGGCGAGGCCGCCTGCCACGAGGCAGAGGCCCTGACGGGCCTGCTGCGCCCCGCCCCGCTCGAACACCAGAGCGAAGGCTGA
- the katG gene encoding catalase/peroxidase HPI yields the protein MKSVNIIASSVLATALSLVAAPAMAQDAGTPMAKGQTNKDWWPKSLDLTALRQHEDQANPYGPDYNYARAFATLDLDAVKADIRKVLHTSQPWWPSDYGNYGPFFIRMAWHSAGTYRVGDGRGGSDGGEQRFEPLNSWPDNVSLDKARRLVWPIKQKYGRKLSWGDLMVLTGNVALEDMGFKTIGFAGGRIDAWQPDVVYWGPETKMLADQRRDARGNLKGPLASVQMGLIYVNPEGPNGNGDPVSAAADIRRAFGNMAMNDEETLALIAGGHTFGKAHGAHKPDECLGADPASAGVEQQGLGWKNTCGKGNAEDTITSGLEGAWSAAPTRFTQQYIDNLLNFTWVRTKSPAGAIQWTPTDPAAAQMVPDAHLPGVFHAPMMFTTDIALKEDPAFRKILVSWQKNPDLFAKAFARAWFKLTHRDLGPQARYLGKDIPTETFAWQDPLPKPTYALIDQADAAQLEAKILASGLTGPELVRTAWASASTFRGTDMRGGANGARVRLQPQLGWAVNDKAELLKVTARLDTIRTAFNKGATGGKQVSLADLIVLGGDAAVEQAAAKAGHKVTVAFTPGRVDATQAQTDITSFGYLEPRADGFRNYYSDGAYVDPASALVDKADTLNLTVPEMTVLVGGMRVLGANAGGSANGVFTSRPGVLSNDFFVNLLSMDTVWSKSAQPGLYDGKDRAAGTEKWTATPVDLIFGSNSELRAVAEVYASDDAGQKFAEDFALAWGKVMNADRF from the coding sequence ATGAAAAGCGTAAATATTATTGCGTCCTCCGTGCTGGCGACGGCGCTGTCGCTGGTGGCGGCACCCGCGATGGCGCAGGACGCGGGAACCCCGATGGCCAAGGGCCAGACCAACAAGGACTGGTGGCCCAAGAGCCTCGACCTGACCGCCTTGCGCCAGCATGAAGATCAGGCCAATCCCTATGGCCCGGACTACAATTACGCCCGCGCCTTCGCCACGCTCGACCTCGATGCGGTCAAGGCCGATATTCGCAAGGTCCTGCACACCTCGCAGCCCTGGTGGCCGTCCGATTATGGCAACTATGGCCCGTTCTTCATCCGCATGGCGTGGCACAGTGCGGGAACCTATCGCGTGGGCGATGGCCGGGGCGGTTCGGATGGCGGCGAGCAGCGTTTCGAGCCGCTCAACTCCTGGCCCGACAATGTCAGCCTCGACAAGGCCCGCCGCCTGGTCTGGCCGATCAAGCAGAAGTATGGACGCAAGCTCTCGTGGGGCGATCTCATGGTCCTGACGGGCAATGTCGCGCTCGAGGACATGGGCTTCAAGACCATCGGCTTTGCCGGTGGCCGTATCGATGCCTGGCAGCCCGACGTGGTCTATTGGGGCCCGGAAACGAAGATGCTGGCCGACCAGCGCCGCGATGCCAGGGGCAACCTCAAGGGCCCGCTGGCCTCGGTTCAGATGGGCCTGATTTATGTGAATCCCGAGGGGCCGAACGGCAATGGCGATCCGGTCTCGGCCGCCGCCGACATCCGCCGCGCGTTCGGCAACATGGCCATGAACGATGAAGAGACGCTGGCCCTGATCGCAGGCGGGCACACGTTCGGCAAGGCCCATGGTGCGCACAAGCCCGATGAATGCCTGGGCGCCGATCCGGCTTCCGCCGGTGTCGAGCAGCAGGGGCTGGGCTGGAAGAACACATGCGGCAAGGGCAATGCCGAGGATACGATCACCAGCGGCCTCGAAGGCGCATGGTCGGCGGCGCCCACCCGCTTCACGCAGCAATACATCGACAACCTGCTCAACTTCACCTGGGTCAGGACGAAGAGCCCGGCCGGCGCGATCCAGTGGACCCCCACCGATCCGGCTGCCGCGCAGATGGTGCCCGATGCCCACCTGCCCGGTGTTTTTCACGCGCCGATGATGTTCACCACCGACATCGCGCTCAAGGAAGACCCGGCGTTCCGCAAGATTCTGGTCAGCTGGCAGAAGAACCCCGACTTGTTTGCCAAGGCCTTTGCGCGGGCGTGGTTCAAGCTGACGCACCGCGACCTCGGGCCGCAGGCGCGTTATCTGGGCAAGGACATCCCGACCGAGACGTTCGCCTGGCAGGACCCGCTGCCCAAGCCGACCTATGCCCTGATCGACCAGGCCGATGCCGCGCAGCTGGAGGCGAAGATTCTCGCCTCGGGCCTGACCGGCCCCGAACTGGTGCGCACGGCCTGGGCTTCGGCCTCGACCTTCCGGGGGACCGACATGCGCGGCGGCGCCAATGGCGCGCGCGTCCGCCTTCAGCCCCAGCTCGGCTGGGCCGTCAACGACAAGGCCGAACTGCTCAAGGTCACGGCCCGGCTCGACACGATCCGCACGGCCTTCAACAAGGGGGCGACGGGCGGCAAGCAGGTTTCGCTGGCCGATCTGATCGTGCTGGGCGGCGATGCGGCGGTCGAGCAGGCCGCAGCCAAGGCTGGCCACAAGGTCACGGTGGCGTTCACGCCGGGCCGTGTCGACGCCACCCAGGCCCAGACCGACATCACCTCGTTCGGCTATCTCGAACCCAGGGCCGATGGCTTCCGCAACTACTATTCGGACGGGGCCTACGTGGACCCGGCTTCCGCGCTGGTGGACAAGGCCGACACGCTGAACCTCACCGTCCCGGAAATGACCGTGCTGGTCGGTGGCATGCGGGTTCTGGGCGCGAATGCGGGCGGCTCGGCCAATGGTGTGTTCACCAGCCGTCCCGGCGTGCTGAGCAACGACTTTTTCGTCAACCTGCTCTCGATGGACACGGTCTGGTCGAAGTCGGCCCAGCCGGGCCTTTATGACGGCAAGGACCGCGCGGCGGGCACGGAAAAGTGGACCGCCACGCCGGTCGACCTGATCTTCGGGTCGAATTCGGAACTGCGCGCCGTTGCCGAAGTCTACGCCAGCGACGATGCAGGCCAGAAGTTCGCCGAAGATTTTGCCCTGGCCTGGGGCAAGGTGATGAACGCGGATCGCTTCTGA
- a CDS encoding DUF3297 family protein, producing MTDEIETPENAAPAAAPTTSGADVPPDRLAINPRSPHFDADKLQRGIGIRFKGTVRNNVEEYCISEGWVRVQAGKTMDRKGNPLTLKLSGPVEAWYEDLGEGAPVAKAG from the coding sequence ATGACCGACGAGATCGAAACTCCCGAAAACGCGGCTCCCGCCGCTGCCCCCACCACCAGCGGCGCGGACGTGCCGCCCGATCGCCTGGCGATCAACCCGCGCAGCCCGCATTTCGATGCCGACAAGCTTCAGCGCGGTATCGGCATCCGCTTCAAGGGCACCGTGCGCAACAACGTTGAGGAATATTGCATTTCCGAAGGCTGGGTGCGCGTGCAGGCCGGCAAGACGATGGACCGCAAGGGCAACCCGCTCACGCTCAAGCTCTCGGGCCCGGTCGAAGCCTGGTACGAGGATCTGGGTGAAGGCGCGCCCGTGGCCAAGGCTGGCTGA
- a CDS encoding CHAP domain-containing protein, giving the protein MIPGPEQADSIPTDTAGSGLPYLQCVPYARKVSGIQLFGDAHTWWDQAEGRYERGFTPKVGAVMSFHAHGAMRLGHVAMVSRIIDSRTVLLRHANWSPINGMRGQPEDDVRAVDVSDSNDWSEVRVWYAPIQDLGTTHWPVDGFIYNRTPHGKPGMGGPIHLARGESAVPAGTTPRLTLLSAPAPKPAAASRNRIDASFLDGLSSDKPSQSSRTARRTYLAAHIEPARAQATSTRRESRAVLSDDPIGRIIASHMSPAARLR; this is encoded by the coding sequence ATGATTCCCGGCCCCGAACAGGCCGACAGCATCCCGACGGACACCGCAGGATCGGGCCTGCCTTATCTGCAATGCGTGCCCTACGCCAGAAAAGTTTCAGGGATTCAGCTATTTGGCGATGCCCATACGTGGTGGGACCAGGCCGAGGGGCGCTATGAGCGCGGGTTCACCCCGAAAGTGGGCGCGGTGATGAGCTTCCATGCCCATGGCGCCATGCGGCTCGGCCATGTGGCGATGGTGAGCAGGATCATCGATTCCCGCACGGTGCTTTTGCGGCATGCCAACTGGTCGCCGATCAATGGTATGCGCGGCCAGCCCGAGGACGATGTGCGGGCGGTCGATGTCTCGGATTCGAACGACTGGAGCGAAGTTCGTGTCTGGTATGCGCCGATTCAGGATCTGGGAACGACTCACTGGCCGGTCGACGGATTCATCTACAACCGCACCCCGCACGGAAAACCGGGTATGGGCGGGCCGATCCATCTGGCCCGCGGCGAAAGCGCTGTCCCCGCAGGCACGACACCCCGGCTTACCCTGCTCTCGGCCCCGGCGCCGAAACCGGCCGCTGCAAGCCGCAACCGCATCGACGCCAGTTTTCTCGATGGCCTGAGCAGCGACAAGCCGTCCCAATCTTCGAGAACCGCGCGTCGCACCTATCTGGCCGCACACATCGAACCGGCCCGCGCGCAAGCGACCTCGACGCGCCGGGAAAGCCGCGCCGTACTGTCGGACGACCCGATTGGCCGGATCATCGCCAGCCACATGAGCCCCGCCGCGCGCCTGCGCTGA
- the der gene encoding ribosome biogenesis GTPase Der — MRPQVIIIGRPNVGKSTLFNRLVGKKLALVDDQPGVTRDRRFGDASLLGLEFTIVDTAGWEDDDPSSLPGRMRQQTEASLEGADVALFVVDARAGITPLDEEIGRYLRGHDVPVILLANKAEGRAGDHGLFEAFSLGFGDPVGVSAEHGEGMGDLFEALLPHIGEKQDDEDEASDEEVEYDPKAVLKLAVVGRPNAGKSTLINRFLGEDRLLTGPEAGITRDSIAIDWSWTDPKDGEVRPIRLIDTAGMRKKAQVVDKLERLSVADARRAIDFAEVVVLLLDATRGLEHQDLKIASMVLEEGRALIIAINKWDVAEDASGLFNGVRQALDDGLAQVRGVPLVAVSARTGKGLDTLLGAAFSLRDAWSRRVPTAALNRWFDDALAANPPPAPGGKRIKLRYITQAKTRPPGFVLFGTRLDMLPESYRRYLVNGIRRELGFDAVPIRLTLRSPKNPFAPK; from the coding sequence ATGCGTCCCCAGGTTATCATCATCGGACGGCCCAACGTGGGCAAGTCCACCCTGTTCAATCGGCTCGTCGGCAAGAAGCTGGCGCTGGTCGATGACCAGCCCGGCGTCACCCGCGACCGTCGCTTCGGCGATGCCTCGCTGCTGGGCCTCGAATTCACCATCGTCGACACCGCGGGGTGGGAAGACGACGATCCCTCAAGCCTGCCGGGCCGTATGCGCCAGCAGACCGAGGCCAGCCTCGAAGGCGCCGATGTCGCGCTCTTCGTGGTCGATGCGCGTGCGGGGATCACCCCGCTCGACGAGGAAATCGGCCGCTATCTGCGCGGGCACGACGTGCCGGTGATCCTGCTGGCCAACAAGGCCGAAGGCCGCGCGGGCGACCATGGCCTGTTCGAGGCGTTCTCGCTGGGCTTTGGCGATCCGGTCGGCGTTTCGGCCGAACATGGCGAGGGCATGGGTGACCTGTTCGAGGCGCTGCTCCCCCATATCGGCGAGAAGCAGGACGACGAGGACGAGGCCAGCGACGAGGAAGTCGAGTACGACCCCAAGGCCGTGCTCAAGCTGGCCGTGGTGGGCCGCCCCAATGCGGGCAAGTCCACGCTGATCAACCGCTTTCTGGGCGAGGACCGCCTGCTGACCGGGCCCGAGGCCGGGATCACCCGCGATTCGATCGCCATCGACTGGTCGTGGACCGATCCGAAGGACGGCGAGGTCCGCCCGATCCGCCTGATCGACACGGCGGGCATGCGCAAGAAGGCGCAAGTCGTTGACAAGCTTGAGCGGCTTTCGGTTGCAGACGCGCGCCGTGCAATCGATTTTGCCGAAGTGGTCGTGCTTCTGCTCGACGCCACGCGCGGGCTCGAACACCAGGATCTCAAGATCGCCTCGATGGTCCTCGAAGAAGGCCGCGCGCTGATCATCGCGATCAACAAGTGGGACGTGGCAGAGGATGCCAGCGGGCTGTTCAACGGCGTGCGTCAGGCGCTCGACGATGGCCTTGCCCAGGTGCGCGGGGTGCCGCTCGTGGCGGTCTCGGCGCGCACGGGCAAGGGGCTCGACACCCTGCTGGGCGCCGCGTTCAGCTTGCGCGATGCGTGGAGCCGCCGCGTGCCGACCGCCGCGCTCAACCGCTGGTTCGACGATGCGCTTGCCGCCAATCCGCCGCCGGCACCCGGCGGCAAGCGGATCAAGCTGCGCTACATCACCCAGGCCAAGACCCGCCCGCCCGGCTTCGTGTTGTTCGGCACGCGTCTGGACATGCTGCCCGAAAGCTACCGGCGCTATCTGGTCAACGGCATCCGCCGCGAACTGGGCTTCGATGCGGTGCCGATCCGCCTGACGCTGCGCAGCCCCAAGAACCCTTTCGCTCCCAAATGA
- a CDS encoding DUF983 domain-containing protein, giving the protein MARGGRGRCPRCGQARLFARWLKPVDHCPACGQDWRGHCADDFPPYIAILVTGHVMAPVLIALGLETTLSAPVMMALCLVPTAGLVLGLLPVAKGAVIALQWWLGLHGFATAPGRDLVEK; this is encoded by the coding sequence ATGGCGCGCGGGGGGCGGGGGCGCTGTCCGCGTTGCGGGCAGGCGCGGCTGTTTGCCCGCTGGCTCAAGCCGGTGGACCATTGCCCGGCCTGCGGGCAGGACTGGCGCGGCCACTGCGCCGACGATTTTCCCCCTTACATCGCGATTCTGGTCACAGGCCATGTCATGGCCCCGGTGCTCATCGCGCTGGGCCTTGAAACGACCCTTTCGGCGCCGGTGATGATGGCGCTGTGCCTGGTTCCGACGGCGGGGCTGGTGCTGGGCCTGTTGCCGGTGGCCAAGGGTGCGGTGATCGCGCTGCAATGGTGGCTCGGGCTGCATGGCTTTGCCACCGCGCCGGGGCGTGATCTGGTGGAGAAATAA
- a CDS encoding response regulator transcription factor, which translates to MLATGLAPSIVLVEDDGPLRTLTARALREHGYDVRPAATGAEMWVLLESAPADLVVLDIMLPGTSGIDLFRKLRRLSDVPIIFISARGSEEDRVLGLELGADDYLAKPFGTRELVARVGAVLRRGGQGGEAAGGTEPGERASEIRFEGWTLSLARRELHAPGGIMVDLTGAEFDLLATFVAQPQRVLGRERLIELSRTRLGDSSDRSIDVLVSRLRRKLAAAGGEAPIVTVRGVGYMFKAPVTRA; encoded by the coding sequence ATGTTGGCGACCGGACTTGCCCCTTCCATCGTGCTTGTCGAAGACGACGGCCCCTTGCGCACGCTGACCGCGCGCGCGCTGCGCGAACATGGCTATGATGTGCGCCCTGCGGCCACGGGCGCGGAAATGTGGGTTCTGCTCGAAAGCGCGCCTGCCGATCTCGTCGTGCTCGACATCATGCTGCCGGGCACCAGCGGGATCGATCTGTTCCGCAAGCTGCGCCGGTTGAGCGACGTGCCGATCATCTTCATTTCCGCGCGCGGGAGCGAGGAAGACCGTGTGCTCGGCCTCGAACTGGGCGCCGACGACTATCTGGCCAAGCCCTTTGGCACGCGCGAACTGGTCGCGCGGGTGGGCGCCGTGCTGCGGCGCGGCGGACAGGGCGGGGAAGCGGCTGGTGGCACCGAGCCGGGCGAACGCGCGAGCGAGATCCGCTTCGAGGGCTGGACGCTCTCGCTGGCCCGGCGCGAGTTGCATGCGCCCGGCGGGATCATGGTCGATCTGACCGGCGCCGAATTCGACCTTCTGGCCACGTTCGTGGCCCAGCCCCAGCGCGTGCTCGGGCGCGAACGCCTGATCGAATTGTCGCGCACGCGGCTGGGCGACAGTTCTGACCGCAGCATCGACGTGCTGGTCAGCCGCCTGCGCCGCAAGCTGGCCGCCGCCGGGGGCGAGGCGCCGATCGTGACCGTGCGCGGGGTGGGCTACATGTTCAAGGCCCCGGTCACGCGCGCCTGA
- a CDS encoding ATP-binding protein, translated as MRRIGLPERLLAILVLMAVIDFGANAVLFDRVSNFALRSDDAARIAENLTIASRALEAEAPARRPAMAEKLSSAHLALTWRPHLPHAVDALPLDRLRSQVLDAAPELAHNDPRFALRSISAPGSVSGVMRLSDGSGLVFHTQAREAWTLNVGQLAVFLLPTPLLALLAWVLFRATVRPLRALVAATGRVGAGAPEPLAESGPDEVRRLIRAFNRMQSRIHRQMVDRTQSMLAIGHDLRTPLARLRLRLDDAGIAPQDQADMVHDIDEMMHLLASLQAYVEGEGRQIPAERMDLAAMAMTLVDNACDQGHEAVYEGPDSLVIEARPVTLRRALGNLVDNAVHYGGSVEVHVARVVEQKGGEWAEVIVSDHGPGIPADRFEDVLQPFVRLDAARSRDTPGMGLGLAIVRRSIRAEGGSLTLANRAGGTGPDGTGPDGTGPDGAGPEGAPGGAASGLIVTVRLPLGPGQRPAASRK; from the coding sequence GTGCGCCGAATCGGCCTGCCCGAGCGGTTGCTGGCGATTCTCGTGCTGATGGCGGTCATCGATTTCGGGGCCAATGCGGTCCTGTTCGACCGGGTCAGCAATTTCGCGCTGCGCTCCGACGATGCCGCGCGCATTGCCGAGAACCTGACGATCGCCAGCCGCGCTCTGGAAGCCGAAGCGCCCGCGCGGCGCCCGGCCATGGCCGAGAAGCTGTCGTCGGCGCACCTTGCGCTGACCTGGCGCCCGCATCTGCCCCATGCGGTCGATGCCCTGCCGCTCGACCGGCTGCGCAGCCAGGTGCTCGATGCGGCACCCGAACTGGCCCACAACGATCCGCGCTTTGCGCTGCGGTCGATTTCGGCGCCGGGCAGCGTGAGCGGGGTCATGCGCCTGTCCGACGGGTCGGGGCTGGTCTTCCACACCCAGGCGCGCGAGGCCTGGACGCTCAATGTCGGGCAACTGGCGGTCTTCCTGTTGCCCACGCCCTTGCTGGCGCTTCTGGCCTGGGTGCTGTTTCGTGCCACGGTGCGGCCCTTGCGGGCGCTGGTGGCGGCGACCGGGCGCGTGGGCGCGGGGGCGCCCGAACCTCTGGCCGAGAGCGGTCCGGACGAAGTGCGCCGCCTGATCCGCGCGTTCAACCGCATGCAGAGCCGCATTCATCGCCAGATGGTCGACCGCACCCAGTCGATGCTGGCGATCGGCCACGATCTGCGCACCCCGCTCGCGCGGCTGCGGCTGCGCCTCGACGACGCGGGCATCGCCCCGCAGGACCAGGCCGACATGGTCCACGACATCGACGAGATGATGCACCTGCTCGCCTCGCTTCAGGCCTATGTCGAAGGCGAGGGCCGCCAGATTCCCGCCGAGCGGATGGATCTGGCGGCCATGGCGATGACGCTGGTCGACAATGCCTGCGACCAGGGGCACGAGGCGGTCTACGAAGGCCCCGACAGTCTGGTGATCGAGGCGCGCCCGGTCACCTTGCGCCGGGCGCTGGGCAATCTGGTCGATAACGCCGTGCACTATGGCGGCAGTGTCGAGGTTCATGTCGCGCGGGTGGTTGAACAGAAGGGCGGCGAATGGGCCGAGGTGATCGTCTCCGACCATGGTCCGGGCATTCCTGCCGATCGCTTCGAGGATGTCTTGCAACCGTTCGTGCGGCTCGATGCGGCGCGTTCGCGCGATACGCCGGGCATGGGGCTGGGGCTGGCCATCGTGCGCCGCTCGATTCGTGCGGAAGGGGGCTCGCTGACTCTGGCCAACCGGGCTGGCGGGACGGGGCCTGATGGGACGGGGCCTGATGGGACGGGACCTGATGGGGCGGGGCCCGAGGGGGCTCCCGGCGGGGCTGCCAGCGGGCTGATCGTCACGGTTCGTCTGCCGCTGGGGCCGGGTCAGCGCCCTGCTGCATCGCGGAAATAG